The stretch of DNA CATGCCCGCCGCGGGTGCGGCTAACTCAACCGGCGCCGTGCCAGCTCCTGAACCAGCTTGCCGTCGGCGCGGCCCCGTAACCGTCGCATGGCTTCCGCCATGACCCTGCCCAAGTCTTTCATGCCCGCAGCTCCTAACTGGGAGATAATGGCTGCCAGCTCCTGGTCGATCTCTTCGGCGGAGAGCTGCTTGGGCATGTACGACTGAATCACCGCCAACTGTTCTTCTTCGCGTTGCAGGAGGTCTTTCCTCCCCGCCGCGGCAAAGGCCTCAATTGACTCCTTCTGCTTCTTCACGGCGCTGCTGAGGACCTGCAGTTCCTCCTCCGGCGACAGGCCACCTCCCTTGGCTATGTCAGCATCTTTCAATTGCGCGCGCAGGAGGCGGATGGCTGCCAGACGCTCTTTCTGCCCGGCTTTCAGTGCCGCCTTCATGTCGTCAAGGAGTCTTTGCTGCAGGCTCAAGGAGATACTCCTCTCGATGTCGCTTTCTGATGGTGCGCCCCCTCCGCTTTGGCCGCCAGTCATTGGCCTCCCGCGGAAAGTCCCGCCGAAAAA from candidate division KSB1 bacterium encodes:
- a CDS encoding GatB/YqeY domain-containing protein gives rise to the protein MTGGQSGGGAPSESDIERSISLSLQQRLLDDMKAALKAGQKERLAAIRLLRAQLKDADIAKGGGLSPEEELQVLSSAVKKQKESIEAFAAAGRKDLLQREEEQLAVIQSYMPKQLSAEEIDQELAAIISQLGAAGMKDLGRVMAEAMRRLRGRADGKLVQELARRRLS